A part of Paramisgurnus dabryanus chromosome 15, PD_genome_1.1, whole genome shotgun sequence genomic DNA contains:
- the klhl23 gene encoding kelch-like protein 23 → MSGKGQSSYSYDFCDETHSSEVLEVLHEFHISGLFTDITLQSSSGQIFHCHKVVLSARSSYFKLMFTLDMRERTNDIINLPCIDGATLGSLINYVYTSKVRITQSNVQSLLEAADLLQFSSVKKACENFLIRLLDIDNCLGMHSFSELHVCTALQREARRVMFGRFLELTNQEEFYEVKLPTLKMILTTENLNVWKEEALLEAVVKWVAHDTVTRIDHLQELLSCIKFEVDDVYLRSALDVLKHCSENQLRSLIVSSLKPSKDFSHCCKTLTSNLFIIGGYYWHPLCEVHIWDPVSNTWTERKNMPDFARESYSVVLLGPNVYVTGGYRTETVDALDAVWIYDTDTDEWTEGCPMLTARYYHCSVALRGCIYAIGGYTAGAPTRGTEYYDPLKKNWFPVADMIQGVGNASACVVNERIYVTGGHHGYRGSCTYEKIQMYRADINEWSIITTCPHPEYGLCSVSLNNKLYLVGGQTTITDCYDPDQNEWRQMAETKEIRMECGAAVIHGCIYIAGGYSYSKGSYLQSIERYVPETDCWEIVGNLPSASRSHGCVCVFSV, encoded by the exons ATGTCAGGGAAAGGTCAAAGCAGTTACTCATACGATTTCTGCGATGAGACTCATTCATCTGAAGTGCTAGAAGTTCTCCACGAGTTTCACATCAGCGGTTTGTTCACAGACATCACCCTTCAATCTTCATCAGGGCAGATCTTCCACTGTCACAAGGTTGTGCTATCAGCACGCAGCTCCTACTTCAAGTTAATGTTCACATTAGACATGAGGGAGCGAACGAATGACATCATCAACCTGCCTTGTATAGATGGAGCTACTCTAGGTTCTTTGATAAACTACGTTTACACCTCAAAAGTCAGAATAACCCAAAGCAATGTTCAGAGTCTCCTGGAGGCCGCAGACCTTCTTCAGTTCAGCTCTGTCAAAAAAGCCTGCGAGAACTTTCTGATTCGCCTGTTGGACATCGATAACTGCCTCGGGATGCACTCTTTCTCTGAGCTTCACGTGTGCACCGCCCTACAGCGTGAGGCTCGGAGGGTCATGTTCGGACGTTTCTTGGAGCTCACGAATCAGGAGGAGTTTTATGAAGTTAAACTTCCAACACTCAAGATGATATTAACCACCGAGAACCTCAATGTCTGGAAAGAAGAGGCGTTATTGGAGGCAGTGGTGAAGTGGGTCGCTCATGACACGGTGACTCGAATAGACCACCTTCAGGAGCTTCTCAGCTGCATTAAGTTCGAGGTGGATGATGTCTACCTCAGATCTGCTTTGGATGTGCTCAAACATTGCTCTGAAAACCAACTGCGATCTCTGATCGTCAGTTCTTTAAAGCCAAGCAAAGATTTCTCCCACTGCTGCAAGACGCTTACAAGCAACTTGTTCATTATAGGTGGATATTACTGGCATCCATTGTGTGAAGTACACATATGGGACCCTGTTTCCAACACGTGGACTGAAAGAAAAAACATGCCTGATTTTGCAAGGGAGAGTTATAGTGTTGTACTTTTGGGTCCTAATGTCTATGTGACTGGGGGCTACAGGACAGAAACCGTGGATGCGTTAGATGCTGTATGGATTTATGACACAGACACAGATGAATGGACAGAAGGATGTCCAATGCTCACAGCCAGGTATTATCACTGCTCTGTGGCTTTACGGGGATGCATATATGCCATAGGTGGATACACAGCAGGTGCTCCGACACGAGGAACAGAATATTATGACCCTTTGAAAAAGAATTGGTTCCCTGTGGCAGATATGATACAAG GTGTTGGAAATGCAAGTGCTTGCGTAGTAAATGAGAGAATCTATGTAACCGGAGGGCATCATGGGTACAGAGGAAGCTGCACTTATGAAAAGATTCAGATGTACAGGGCAGATATCAATGAATGGAGCATTATAACAACATGTCCACATCCTG AGTATGGCCTGTGCTCTGTAtcattaaacaataaactgtaTCTGGTCGGCGGTCAGACCACCATCACAGACTGTTACGACCCCGATCAGAATGAATGGAGGCAGATGGCAGAGACGAAGGAGATAAGGATGGAGTGTGGAGCTGCAGTTATACACGGATGCATCTACATAGCAGGTGGATATTCATACTCGAAGGGTTCGTACCTGCAGAGTATAGAGAGGTATGTCCCTGAGACGGACTGTTGGGAGATAGTGGGAAACCTTCCATCGGCTTCCCGCTCACACGGCTGCGTTTGTGTATTTAGTGTGTGA